Proteins from a genomic interval of Syngnathus typhle isolate RoL2023-S1 ecotype Sweden linkage group LG15, RoL_Styp_1.0, whole genome shotgun sequence:
- the mpp1 gene encoding 55 kDa erythrocyte membrane protein isoform X1, with the protein MTLKSNKNEPAVILEPLDSARTALSDLYLEQLLQTKPKTDKQVAMQSIESKGAEVYTNGGARYVNGTELTKMKEVVFEKNPSEPMGVTLKMNDKQRCTVARILHGGFIHKQGSLHEGDEIAEINGKSVTNHTVDQLQKILKETNGVVTMKIVSNQKSRSKACETYMRAQFNYDPSTDELIPCKEAGLKFQTGDIIQIINKQDPNWWQGTVESSAANFAGLIPSPELQEWRVASKSKTKDAQSWSPFGKKKKCKDKYLAKHSSIFDQLDVISYEEVVQLPAFKRKTLVLIGAPGVGRSHIKNSLLTKYPEKFSYPVPHTTRSQRKDEENGQEYYFISNDDMTKCISGNALLEYGSFQGNMFGTKIETIQKIHEQGKIALLDVEPQTLKVLRTADFAPLMVFIAPTNTASQTENLTMIQKESDEILTAYRHFFDLIIVNNDVDESVKSVEEALERVTSTPQWVPVSWVY; encoded by the exons ATGACGCTAAAATCCAATAAAAACGAACCTGCTGTCATATTGGAGCCTTTGGACTCCGCCAGGACAGCCCTCTCCGATCTCTACCTGGAGCAGCTtctccaaaccaaaccaaagacTGACAAG CAGGTGGCTATGCAAAGCATTGAGAGCAAAGGTGCTGAAGTTTATACCAACGGGGGTGCTAGATACGTGAACGGTACGGAGCTGACCAAAATGAAAGAAGTCGTGTTTGAAAAAAATCCCTCGGAGCCCATG GGTGTCACTCTGAAAATGAATGACAAACAGAGGTGCACAGTGGCCAGAATATTGCACGGAGGATTTATACACAAACAAG gatcctTGCATGAAGGTGATGAGATAGCAGAAATCAATGGAAAAAGTGTGACTAACCACACAGTTGATCAGCTGCAAAAGATTTTG AAAGAAACCAATGGAGTAGTCACAATGAAAATAGTTTCCAACCAAAAGAGTCGCTCCAAAGCCTGTGAG ACATACATGAGGGCCCAGTTTAACTACGACCCCTCGACGGATGAGCTCATCCCGTGCAAAGAGGCGGGGCTCAAATTTCAAACCGGTGACATCATTCAAATTATCAACAAGCAGGACCCCAACTGGTGGCAGGGTACAGTCGAGAGCAGCGCGGCAAACTTCGCCGGACTGATACCGTCGCCGGAGCTCCAAGAATG GAGAGTGGCGAGTAAGAGCAAAACCAAAGACGCTCAGTCCTGGAGCCcatttggaaagaaaaagaagtgcAAAGACAAGTACCTGGCGAAGCACAGCTCGA TTTTTGACCAGTTGGATGTCATTTCCTACGAGGAGGTTGTCCAGCTCCCTGCTTTCAAACGGAAAACTTTGGTGCTGATTG GTGCACCTGGTGTAGGGAGGAGTCACATTAAAAATTCATTGCTGACCAAATATCCGGAGAAATTTTCTTATCCTGTCCCAC ACACCACCAGATCGCAACGTAAGGATGAGGAGAACGGCCAGGAATATTATTTCATCTCCAACGACGACATGACCAAATGCATCTCCGGAAATGCGCTGCTGGAGTACGGCAGCTTCCAGGGAAATATGTTTGGCACCAAAATCGAGACCATCCAGAAGATCCACGAGCAGGGCAAAATTGCTTTGCTGGATGTAGAACCGCAG aCGTTGAAGGTTTTACGGACTGCTGATTTCGCTCCTCTTATGGTCTTCATCGCGCCCACCAACACAGCTTCTCAA aCGGAAAACCTGACAATGATCCAGAAGGAGTCGGACGAAATCCTGACAGCCTACAGACACTTCTTTGATTTGATCATAGTCAATAATGATGTTGACGAGAGTGTGAAAAGTGTGGAAGAGGCCTTGGAGAGGGTCACTTCTACTCCACAGTGGGTGCCTGTCTCCTGGGTGTACTGA
- the mpp1 gene encoding 55 kDa erythrocyte membrane protein isoform X2 — MTLKSNKNEPAVILEPLDSARTALSDLYLEQLLQTKPKTDKVAMQSIESKGAEVYTNGGARYVNGTELTKMKEVVFEKNPSEPMGVTLKMNDKQRCTVARILHGGFIHKQGSLHEGDEIAEINGKSVTNHTVDQLQKILKETNGVVTMKIVSNQKSRSKACETYMRAQFNYDPSTDELIPCKEAGLKFQTGDIIQIINKQDPNWWQGTVESSAANFAGLIPSPELQEWRVASKSKTKDAQSWSPFGKKKKCKDKYLAKHSSIFDQLDVISYEEVVQLPAFKRKTLVLIGAPGVGRSHIKNSLLTKYPEKFSYPVPHTTRSQRKDEENGQEYYFISNDDMTKCISGNALLEYGSFQGNMFGTKIETIQKIHEQGKIALLDVEPQTLKVLRTADFAPLMVFIAPTNTASQTENLTMIQKESDEILTAYRHFFDLIIVNNDVDESVKSVEEALERVTSTPQWVPVSWVY, encoded by the exons ATGACGCTAAAATCCAATAAAAACGAACCTGCTGTCATATTGGAGCCTTTGGACTCCGCCAGGACAGCCCTCTCCGATCTCTACCTGGAGCAGCTtctccaaaccaaaccaaagacTGACAAG GTGGCTATGCAAAGCATTGAGAGCAAAGGTGCTGAAGTTTATACCAACGGGGGTGCTAGATACGTGAACGGTACGGAGCTGACCAAAATGAAAGAAGTCGTGTTTGAAAAAAATCCCTCGGAGCCCATG GGTGTCACTCTGAAAATGAATGACAAACAGAGGTGCACAGTGGCCAGAATATTGCACGGAGGATTTATACACAAACAAG gatcctTGCATGAAGGTGATGAGATAGCAGAAATCAATGGAAAAAGTGTGACTAACCACACAGTTGATCAGCTGCAAAAGATTTTG AAAGAAACCAATGGAGTAGTCACAATGAAAATAGTTTCCAACCAAAAGAGTCGCTCCAAAGCCTGTGAG ACATACATGAGGGCCCAGTTTAACTACGACCCCTCGACGGATGAGCTCATCCCGTGCAAAGAGGCGGGGCTCAAATTTCAAACCGGTGACATCATTCAAATTATCAACAAGCAGGACCCCAACTGGTGGCAGGGTACAGTCGAGAGCAGCGCGGCAAACTTCGCCGGACTGATACCGTCGCCGGAGCTCCAAGAATG GAGAGTGGCGAGTAAGAGCAAAACCAAAGACGCTCAGTCCTGGAGCCcatttggaaagaaaaagaagtgcAAAGACAAGTACCTGGCGAAGCACAGCTCGA TTTTTGACCAGTTGGATGTCATTTCCTACGAGGAGGTTGTCCAGCTCCCTGCTTTCAAACGGAAAACTTTGGTGCTGATTG GTGCACCTGGTGTAGGGAGGAGTCACATTAAAAATTCATTGCTGACCAAATATCCGGAGAAATTTTCTTATCCTGTCCCAC ACACCACCAGATCGCAACGTAAGGATGAGGAGAACGGCCAGGAATATTATTTCATCTCCAACGACGACATGACCAAATGCATCTCCGGAAATGCGCTGCTGGAGTACGGCAGCTTCCAGGGAAATATGTTTGGCACCAAAATCGAGACCATCCAGAAGATCCACGAGCAGGGCAAAATTGCTTTGCTGGATGTAGAACCGCAG aCGTTGAAGGTTTTACGGACTGCTGATTTCGCTCCTCTTATGGTCTTCATCGCGCCCACCAACACAGCTTCTCAA aCGGAAAACCTGACAATGATCCAGAAGGAGTCGGACGAAATCCTGACAGCCTACAGACACTTCTTTGATTTGATCATAGTCAATAATGATGTTGACGAGAGTGTGAAAAGTGTGGAAGAGGCCTTGGAGAGGGTCACTTCTACTCCACAGTGGGTGCCTGTCTCCTGGGTGTACTGA